Proteins from a genomic interval of Zingiber officinale cultivar Zhangliang chromosome 2A, Zo_v1.1, whole genome shotgun sequence:
- the LOC122042780 gene encoding peptidyl-prolyl cis-trans isomerase FKBP12-like: protein MGVEKQLLKEGHGPKPTKGQSVTVHCTGFGKDGDLSKKFWSTKDPGQQPFTFNIGLGSVIKGWDEGVMDMKVGEVALLQCTPDYAYGAGGFQAWGIRPNSPLVFEIEVLNLK from the exons ATGGGCGTGGAGAAGCAGCTGCTGAAGGAAGGCCACGGCCCCAAACCTACCAAGGGCCAGTCTGTCACCGTTCACTGCACCGGCTTCG GTAAGGACGGTGACCTGTCAAAGAAATTCTGGAG CACTAAAGATCCTGGGCAGCAGCCTTTCACATTCAATATTGGCCTGGGTTCAGTAATTAAAG GGTGGGATGAGGGAGTGATGGATATGAAAGTTGGAGAAGTTGCTCTACTTCAG TGCACCCCAGACTATGCTTATGGAGCTGGCGGCTTTCAAGCTTGGGGGATTCGTCCAAACTCGCCGCTGGTGTTTGAAATTGAAGTTCTTAACTTAAAGTAA